The Streptomyces sp. HSG2 genome has a segment encoding these proteins:
- a CDS encoding SDR family oxidoreductase has protein sequence MVTSVQDTRVVVTGAGGGIGAALAGRFAAGGARVVVNDVDADRAASVAEKIGGVAVPGDAASIVEEARAALGGVVDVYCANAGVAESGSEAAGEDVWARSWEVNVMAHVRAAEALLPQWLERGAGRFVSTVSAAGLLAMIGAAPYSVTKHGALAFAEWLSLTYRHRGVKVHAVCPQGVRTDMLAATGSAGELVLGPTAIEPEEVVDAVFDGIAADRFLILPHPEVAGYYQARAADPERWLTGMNRLQREWEATR, from the coding sequence ATGGTGACAAGCGTGCAGGACACCCGAGTCGTCGTCACCGGTGCGGGAGGAGGTATCGGAGCCGCGCTTGCCGGACGGTTCGCCGCGGGCGGCGCGCGTGTCGTGGTCAACGACGTGGACGCCGACCGTGCCGCGTCCGTGGCCGAGAAGATCGGCGGCGTGGCCGTTCCCGGCGACGCCGCCTCGATCGTGGAGGAGGCGCGTGCCGCGCTCGGCGGCGTGGTCGACGTCTACTGCGCCAACGCGGGCGTCGCGGAGAGCGGGTCCGAGGCGGCGGGCGAGGACGTCTGGGCCCGCTCCTGGGAAGTCAACGTCATGGCCCACGTCAGGGCGGCCGAGGCGCTGCTGCCGCAGTGGCTGGAGCGTGGTGCCGGGCGGTTCGTGTCCACCGTCTCCGCCGCCGGGCTGCTCGCCATGATCGGGGCCGCACCCTACAGCGTGACCAAGCACGGCGCCCTCGCCTTCGCCGAGTGGCTCTCCCTGACGTACCGACACCGGGGCGTGAAGGTCCACGCGGTCTGCCCGCAGGGCGTGCGCACCGACATGCTCGCCGCCACCGGAAGCGCCGGGGAACTCGTGCTGGGACCCACCGCGATCGAGCCCGAGGAGGTGGTGGACGCCGTCTTCGACGGCATCGCGGCGGATCGCTTCCTGATCCTGCCGCACCCCGAGGTCGCCGGCTACTATCAGGCACGAGCCGCCGATCCCGAACGCTGGCTCACCGGCATGAATCGCCTCCAACGGGAATGGGAGGCGACCCGATGA